A single genomic interval of Longimicrobium sp. harbors:
- a CDS encoding vanadium-dependent haloperoxidase translates to MAKAHTLVDNFNDNSVDTSKWIVPADVRIREINRRIEIRPPGNQASGLLFRSVAFYDLTESEMRVELVRPLNAAEGVRSGMAAQEASGEYVALWVDDDEVECVQSAGGIFTRLEHVPYDPVAHRWLRLRETAGALSWQVSPDGVDWTTLYRSGSPIDTTAVQLLIGTSIGAVVASPGFAVFDNFNVQETGIARRVEERRLSARDVRVQAAELAASREHEEHANNNDEVSYLATPFAGNYSKSLRHDLLGDPDPASYASLVRALESRDPADFEEIILTQAGSPIKLTNPQAGLAFDLEGPDAQALTQPPAPRFDSAIAAHEAGELYWMAVARDVPFKQYGTSPEIADAVASLNTEFPQFGGTTPVTAQNVFRGIFAGEQVGPYVSQFLLKGNVDPRKPAGQGRDATDGFISYGARNIDQRLFSATPGVDYLHEEFAAWLDVQDGQDTRGQDTFETTKRFIRNLRDGATFVHFDQVVDAFYNAAWILMSEPAGNQLTNAGRTGRPQIESEFPYDQGNPYMPPAPADRSRTQGGFATFGPTHLLQVVPEVLGRALRAVWWQKWGVHRRLRPEEYGGRVDNWLSARRDYPLDPSIKNSLLTGGLSEYYFGANKRFPATYLLPQAYPEGAPTHPAYGAGHATGSAACITILKAFFDDTKVIENPVEAAADGLSLVTYTPATGEPPMTVGGELNKLAGNVSLFRNGAGVHWRSDHTESLLLGERIGIALLQEMSLGFNEDDAFFEITRLDGNRIRIFDGKVVPAL, encoded by the coding sequence ATGGCAAAAGCACATACGCTGGTCGACAACTTCAACGACAACAGCGTCGACACGAGCAAGTGGATCGTACCCGCGGACGTACGCATTCGCGAGATCAACCGGCGGATCGAAATCCGCCCGCCCGGCAACCAGGCGTCGGGCCTGCTCTTCCGGTCGGTGGCGTTCTACGACCTGACGGAGTCGGAGATGCGGGTGGAGCTTGTGCGGCCGCTGAACGCGGCCGAAGGGGTGCGCTCCGGGATGGCGGCGCAGGAGGCCAGCGGTGAATACGTGGCCCTGTGGGTGGACGACGACGAGGTGGAGTGCGTGCAGTCGGCCGGAGGCATCTTCACCCGGCTGGAGCACGTGCCGTACGACCCCGTGGCGCACCGCTGGCTGCGGCTGCGCGAAACGGCCGGCGCGCTCTCGTGGCAGGTTTCGCCCGACGGCGTAGACTGGACGACCCTGTACCGCAGCGGAAGCCCCATCGACACCACGGCGGTGCAGCTGCTGATCGGCACCAGCATCGGCGCGGTGGTGGCCTCGCCCGGGTTTGCGGTGTTCGACAACTTCAACGTGCAGGAGACCGGTATCGCGCGGCGGGTGGAAGAGCGCCGGCTTTCGGCGCGCGACGTCCGCGTGCAGGCGGCGGAGCTGGCGGCCTCGCGCGAGCACGAGGAGCACGCCAACAACAACGACGAGGTGAGCTACCTGGCCACCCCGTTCGCGGGCAACTACTCCAAGAGCCTGCGGCACGACCTGCTGGGCGATCCGGACCCCGCGTCGTACGCCAGCCTGGTGCGCGCGCTGGAAAGCCGCGACCCGGCGGACTTCGAGGAGATCATCCTCACGCAGGCGGGCAGTCCCATCAAGCTCACCAATCCGCAGGCCGGGCTGGCGTTCGACCTGGAAGGCCCCGACGCGCAGGCGCTCACGCAGCCACCCGCGCCGCGCTTCGACAGCGCCATCGCCGCGCACGAGGCGGGTGAGCTGTACTGGATGGCGGTCGCCCGCGACGTGCCCTTCAAGCAGTACGGCACCAGCCCGGAGATCGCCGACGCCGTCGCGTCGCTGAACACCGAGTTCCCGCAGTTCGGCGGCACGACGCCGGTCACAGCGCAGAACGTCTTCCGCGGCATCTTCGCGGGCGAGCAGGTGGGCCCGTACGTGTCGCAGTTCCTGCTCAAGGGCAACGTCGACCCGCGCAAGCCCGCCGGGCAGGGCCGCGACGCCACCGACGGGTTCATCTCGTACGGCGCGCGGAACATCGACCAGCGGCTGTTTTCTGCCACGCCGGGAGTGGACTACCTGCACGAGGAGTTCGCCGCCTGGCTCGACGTGCAGGACGGCCAGGACACGCGCGGGCAGGACACGTTCGAAACCACCAAGCGGTTCATCCGCAACCTGCGCGACGGTGCCACGTTCGTGCACTTCGACCAGGTGGTGGACGCGTTCTACAACGCCGCGTGGATCCTGATGTCGGAGCCAGCGGGCAACCAGCTGACCAACGCCGGGCGCACCGGGCGTCCGCAGATCGAGAGCGAGTTCCCGTACGACCAGGGCAACCCGTACATGCCCCCGGCGCCCGCGGACCGTTCCCGCACGCAGGGCGGCTTCGCCACCTTCGGCCCCACGCACCTGCTGCAGGTGGTGCCCGAGGTGCTGGGCCGGGCGCTGCGGGCCGTGTGGTGGCAAAAATGGGGCGTCCACCGCCGGCTGCGTCCCGAGGAGTACGGCGGACGTGTGGACAACTGGCTGTCGGCCCGCCGCGACTACCCCCTGGACCCCAGCATCAAGAACTCGCTGCTGACGGGGGGCCTCTCGGAGTACTATTTCGGCGCGAACAAGCGCTTCCCCGCCACCTACCTGCTGCCGCAGGCGTACCCCGAGGGCGCGCCCACGCACCCGGCGTACGGCGCGGGGCACGCCACCGGTTCGGCGGCATGCATCACCATCCTCAAGGCGTTCTTCGACGACACCAAGGTCATCGAAAACCCCGTGGAGGCCGCCGCGGACGGCCTGTCGCTGGTCACCTACACGCCCGCGACGGGCGAGCCGCCGATGACGGTGGGCGGCGAGCTGAACAAGCTGGCCGGCAACGTCTCGCTCTTCCGCAACGGGGCGGGGGTGCACTGGCGCAGCGACCACACCGAGTCGCTGCTGCTGGGCGAGCGCATCGGCATCGCGCTGCTCCAGGAGATGAGCCTGGGCTTCAACGAGGACGATGCGTTCTTCGAGATCACCCGGCTCGACGGCAACCGCATCCGCATCTTCGACGGCAAGGTGGTTCCCGCGCTCTGA